The Antennarius striatus isolate MH-2024 chromosome 11, ASM4005453v1, whole genome shotgun sequence genome window below encodes:
- the tet1 gene encoding methylcytosine dioxygenase TET2 isoform X2, whose amino-acid sequence MLPKLEGLPPRTDKVVPQSGSVNGKSKAQMDDTHTAAEEDEGEEGHIPHTQSPPISQSLTHNLASDQAGQPALVKRETELELTSIALHQHVSSSVTFHNGSDENLTNPNGATVTTGSHSELSPVKRTTISSEPQRTIIARIPKDCSENGPKTPPEDRSVPLKKIKLEDPWMWITEQVTTQMSDEDDVCQDPLSTLAAVVCLSVTERKGLEEKLFNSRSSILSSIKTETPDLHLIKKESEDLSIELLQKNTPVCLQRTLQSVKIEPPPSVLLPSVQSLAEKKNLSFDQAIAIEALTQLAAIPQNTPRSIKTESKCEHPVTAADPFLAHNSNITLQEAKPVEAIHYNKVSVISSPRHQTSVIHPPVARQGNVIQFSQGLNSTTKLSLQDHSEASSNNDKALCNRTERGFGSHVIKLECTYEEPTEMMFSKDHKKAFKEDKDRVVGKIRRNRDEEEVAAQLADLAFIIQSRHNQQSENCLPKGTPVSAIKYNYISQIPPSQKKNLIKKTKATPSKPRKKKSDGLCEGMNQKTPGSKCMPNGEMSHRNKGKKGLPLGKPGIHKNSNLFLPLAQIDLKRYLREAQEEQRQLIHYSNTQDATLVGQDIQDFSTHRRVSHLSGQENQPWSLPSGSLHQNNPCNGHASQPGQECVRNLISQVAQPCERLQDGSDPYSSPVNAAFPSHTTEHHTYNGFSGARQSPPPRQQCYYKLERSGPVTVLSTDTDEDLGHSTESTPSKNNINGFLESPISFLDTPIKNLLNTPSKKLDDLPSCQCVDQKVEKEEGPYYTHLGAGPSVAAVREMMESRYGAKGNAVRLEVVVYTGKEGKSSQGCPIAKWVIRRSCKEEKLLCLVRRRPGHYCDSAVLVILILAWEGIPRPVADNLYQELTRSLFKYGSPTSRRCALNEDRTCACQGLDPDTCGASFSFGCSWSMYYSGCKFARSKAPRKFRLLGHYREEEEKIEGHLQSLATDLAPLYKKLAPEAFQNQVQHENDGMSCRLGVREGRPFSGVTACVDFCAHAHRDVHNMSNGSTVVCTLTKEDNRAVRNIPEDEQLHVLPLYRISDRDEFGQVEGQWAKIRSGALQVLSAFPREVRLLAEPVKTARKIRQEARLKAQAEKLEKKLGLTPLTPGKEKIEIPKKETEPQGYYSSQRLPSRPASVGRSLPERNQPSACSQDTNSHPTMGEGVTPQKEVISLNPHGPPGLRFEQNGSALNYKTMGDTVNGYAPACSDQSVTLEHIPPHNSLSDYPSVYKTEPNEVHCSSLHRPSPSSFSPRPTSEGLFSRLNGLHRATEDVAAEVRGHGLPQHSPLPPPPQSPLLEPDDVKQEEVWSDSEHNFLDHNIGGVAVAPSHGSILIECARRELHATTPILRPNRSHPTRISLVFYQHKSLNEPGHGMAAYYAKKAKREQEREEEAERLRMGDVPGSIDAMNSKRAGGVELQEEMKEEAEGTRRTLNVPTRQGWTLPRDGVITVSPYALTQVTGPYNRWT is encoded by the exons GGACCCAAGACGCCTCCAGAGGACAGGTCAGTTCCACTAAAGAAGATCAAGCTGGAGGATCCGTGGATGTGGATCACTGAACAGGTCACTACTCAGatgagtgatgaagatgatgtctGTCAAGACCCACTGTCCACACTGGCTGCCgttgtatgtctgtctgtcacagAGAGGAAGGGATTGGAGGAGAAACTTTTTAACTCACGATCTTCGATTCTTAGCTCCATCAAAACAGAAACACCAGATTTGCACTTAATCAAGAAAGAGTCTGAGGACTTAAGTATTGAGTTGCTTCAGAAAAACACTCCTGTTTGCCTGCAAAGGACTCTTCAATCTGTCAAAATTGAACCACCTCCAAGTGTCTTGCTACCAAGCGTCCAGTCTTTGGCAGAGAAGAAAAACCTTAGTTTTGATCAGGCTATCGCTATTGAGGCCTTGACTCAACTGGCAGCTATACCTCAAAACACCCCAAGATCCATTAAAACTGAAAGTAAGTGTGAACATCCCGTTACCGCTGCTGACCCATTTTTAGCCCACAATTCAAATATAACCCTGCAAGAGGCCAAACCTGTAGAAGCTATCCACTACAACAAAGTCTCAGTCATCAGCTCACCAAGACACCAGACGTCAGTAATACACCCTCCTGTGGCCAGACAAGGGAACGTTATCCAGTTCTCTCAGGGGTTGAATTCAACCACCAAGCTCTCTCTGCAGGACCATTCAGAGGCCAGCTCAAATAATGACAAAGCTCTCTGCAACAGGACAGAGCGGGGCTTTGGGTCTCATGTCATCAAGTTGGAATGCACCTATGAAGAGCCCACAGAAATGATGTTCAGCAAAGATCATAAGAAAGCGTTTAAGGAGGACAAAGACAGGGTTGTTGGTAAAATTAGAAGaaacagagatgaagaggaggtagCTGCTCAACTAGCAGACCTGGCATTCATCATCCAGTCCCGACACAATCAGCAGTCAGAAAATTGCCTTCCAAAAGGAACACCTGTCTCGGCCATCAAATACAACTACATCTCACAGATACCCcccagtcagaaaaaaaatctcataaaaaagacaaaagctaCACCTTCTAAgcccaggaagaagaaaagtgaTGGACTATGTGAGGGAATGAACCAGAAGACTCCTGGCTCAAAGTGCATGCCCAATGGAGAGATGTCCCACAGGAACAAGGGCAAGAAAGGCCTCCCACTAGGGAAACCAGGCATTCACAAGAACAGTAACCTGTTTCTGCCTCTGGCTCAAATTGACCTAAAGAGATATTTGAGAGAGGCTCAGGAAGAACAGAGGCAACTCATTCATTACAGTAATACACAAGATGCAACCCTCGTAGGACAAGACATTCAGGACTTCAGCACGCACAGAAGGGTCAGCCATCTTAGCGGTCAAGAAAACCAGCCATGGTCCCTTCCCAGTGGTTCACTCCACCAAAACAATCCATGTAATGGTCACGCTTCACAGCCAGGGCAGGAGTGTGTCAGGAATTTGATATCTCAGGTAGCACAGCCCTGTGAAAGGCTGCAGGATGGTTCTGACCCTTACTCTAGCCCGGTCAATGCTGCTTTCCCCAGCCATACCACTGAGCACCATACTTACAACGGCTTCTCAGGAGCACGGCAGTCCCCTCCTCCACGTCAGCAGTGCTACTATAAGCTGGAGAGGTCAGGACCTGTTACTGTCCTGTCTACGGATACTGATGAGGATCTGGGCCACTCTACAGAGTCAACCCCTTCTAAGAACAACATCAACGGCTTTCTGGAGTCTCCTATAAGTTTTCTAGATACCCCAATCAAGAACTTGCTCAACACACCTTCCAAAAAATTGGATGATCTTCCGTCGTGTCAGTGCGTGG aCCAAAAAGTTGAAAAGGAGGAAGGCCCCTACTACACTCACCTTGGAGCGGGACCTAGTGTGGCTGCTGTGAGGGAAATGATGGAGAGCAG GTATGGAGCCAAAGGAAATGCAGTAAGGCTAGAAGTTGTTGTTTACActggaaaagaaggaaagagcTCCCAGGGCTGTCCGATAGCTAAATGG GTGATTCGGCGTTCCTGTAAAGAAGAGAAGCTGTTGTGTTTGGTTCGCAGAAGGCCAGGACACTACTGTGACAGCGCCGTTTTAGTAATCCTCATCTTGGCGTGGGAGGGCATCCCTCGGCCGGTGGCAGACAACCTCTACCAGGAACTCACACGTTCCCTCTTTAAATACGGTTCCCCCACTAGCCGTCGCTGTGCCCTGAACGAGGA CCGCACATGTGCATGCCAGGGTTTGGACCCAGATACCTGCGGAGCCTCATTTTCCTTTGGCTGCTCATGGAGTATGTACTACAGCGGCTGTAAGTTCGCCCGCAGCAAAGCGCCCCGCAAGTTTCGCCTGCTTGGACACTACcgggaggag GAGGAGAAGATTGAGGGCCACCTTCAGAGTCTTGCCACTGATCTTGCACCACTCTATAAAAAACTAGCTCCTGAAGCCTTCCAGAACCAG GTGCAACATGAGAATGATGGTATGAGCTGTCGGCTGGGGGTTCGGGAGGGACGTCCTTTTTCTGGTGTCACAGCCTGTGTGGATTTCTGTGCTCACGCTCACAGGGACGTTCACAACATGAGTAATGGCAGCACTGTG GTTTGCACTTTAACCAAGGAAGATAACCGTGCAGTGCGTAACATACCAGAAGATGAGCAGCTGCACGTTCTGCCACTTTACAGGATCTCTGACAGGGATGAGTTTGGTCAGGTTGAGGGCCAGTGGGCCAAGATCCGCAGCGGTGCTCTGCAAGTTCTTTCCGCCTTTCCCAGAGAG GTGCGCCTACTCGCTGAGCCGGTGAAAACCGCTCGTAAAATAAGGCAAGAGGCTCGTCTCAAAGCTCAGGCAGAGAAACTGGAGAAGAAGCTTGGTCTTACTCCTCTCACTCCTGGGAAAGAGAAAATTGAAATCCCTAAAAAAG aAACAGAGCCTCAGGGCTACTACAGCTCACAAAGGCTGCCATCCAGACCTGCCAGTGTTGGAAGATCCCTACCAGAAAGGAATCAACCCAGCGCTTGCAGCCAGGACACCAACAGCCACCCCACAATGGGTGAAGGGGTGACCCCACAAAAGGAGGTCATCTCTCTCAACCCCCATGGCCCGCCTGGCCTCCGTTTTGAACAGAATGGCTCAGCCCTCAATTACAAGACAATGGGGGACACTGTGAATGGTTATGCTCCTGCATGTAGTGACCAGAGTGTTACATTAGAACATATACCTCCACATAATTCCCTCAGTGACTACCCTTCTGTGTATAAAACTGAGCCCAATGAGGTGCATTGCTCTTCCCTGCACAGACCCTCTCCCTCCTCATTCTCGCCTAGACCTACCTCTGAGGGTCTCTTCAGCAGGCTGAATGGACTCCACAGGGCTACAGAAGATGTTGCagcagaggtcaggggtcatggCCTCCCTCAGCACTCACCTCTTCCCCCTCCCCCACAATCTCCACTGCTTGAACCAGATGACGTTAAGCAGGAGGAGGTTTGGTCGGACAGCGAACACAACTTCCTGGACCACAATATAGGTGGAGTGGCTGTGGCGCCATCGCATGGCTCCATCCTAATAGAGTGCGCACGGCGGGAGCTCCACGCCACAACTCCAATCCTCAGGCCGAATCGCAGCCATCCCACCCGCATTTCCCTGGTCTTCTACCAGCACAAGTCTCTGAACGAGCCAGGCCACGGGATGGCTGCGTATTATGCCAAAAAGGCAAAGCGAGAACAGGAACGAGAGGAGGAGGCTGAGAGATTAAGGATGGGAGATGTCCCAGGCAGCATCGATGCAATGAATAGCAAAAGAGCTGGGGGGGTGGAGCttcaagaggaaatgaaggaggaggcagagggcACGAGGAGGACCTTGAATGTCCCCACACGTCAAGGATGGACTCTCCCGAGGGATGGTGTGATCACCGTGTCCCCGTACGCTCTCACCCAGGTGACAGGCCCCTACAATCGCTGGACTTAA
- the tet1 gene encoding methylcytosine dioxygenase TET2 isoform X3 produces the protein MVVPQSGSVNGKSKAQMDDTHTAAEEDEGEEGHIPHTQSPPISQSLTHNLASDQAGQPALVKRETELELTSIALHQHVSSSVTFHNGSDENLTNPNGATVTTGSHSELSPVKRTTISSEPQRTIIARIPKDCSENGPKTPPEDRSVPLKKIKLEDPWMWITEQVTTQMSDEDDVCQDPLSTLAAVVCLSVTERKGLEEKLFNSRSSILSSIKTETPDLHLIKKESEDLSIELLQKNTPVCLQRTLQSVKIEPPPSVLLPSVQSLAEKKNLSFDQAIAIEALTQLAAIPQNTPRSIKTESKCEHPVTAADPFLAHNSNITLQEAKPVEAIHYNKVSVISSPRHQTSVIHPPVARQGNVIQFSQGLNSTTKLSLQDHSEASSNNDKALCNRTERGFGSHVIKLECTYEEPTEMMFSKDHKKAFKEDKDRVVGKIRRNRDEEEVAAQLADLAFIIQSRHNQQSENCLPKGTPVSAIKYNYISQIPPSQKKNLIKKTKATPSKPRKKKSDGLCEGMNQKTPGSKCMPNGEMSHRNKGKKGLPLGKPGIHKNSNLFLPLAQIDLKRYLREAQEEQRQLIHYSNTQDATLVGQDIQDFSTHRRVSHLSGQENQPWSLPSGSLHQNNPCNGHASQPGQECVRNLISQVAQPCERLQDGSDPYSSPVNAAFPSHTTEHHTYNGFSGARQSPPPRQQCYYKLERSGPVTVLSTDTDEDLGHSTESTPSKNNINGFLESPISFLDTPIKNLLNTPSKKLDDLPSCQCVDQKVEKEEGPYYTHLGAGPSVAAVREMMESRYGAKGNAVRLEVVVYTGKEGKSSQGCPIAKWVIRRSCKEEKLLCLVRRRPGHYCDSAVLVILILAWEGIPRPVADNLYQELTRSLFKYGSPTSRRCALNEDRTCACQGLDPDTCGASFSFGCSWSMYYSGCKFARSKAPRKFRLLGHYREEEEKIEGHLQSLATDLAPLYKKLAPEAFQNQVQHENDGMSCRLGVREGRPFSGVTACVDFCAHAHRDVHNMSNGSTVVCTLTKEDNRAVRNIPEDEQLHVLPLYRISDRDEFGQVEGQWAKIRSGALQVLSAFPREVRLLAEPVKTARKIRQEARLKAQAEKLEKKLGLTPLTPGKEKIEIPKKETEPQGYYSSQRLPSRPASVGRSLPERNQPSACSQDTNSHPTMGEGVTPQKEVISLNPHGPPGLRFEQNGSALNYKTMGDTVNGYAPACSDQSVTLEHIPPHNSLSDYPSVYKTEPNEVHCSSLHRPSPSSFSPRPTSEGLFSRLNGLHRATEDVAAEVRGHGLPQHSPLPPPPQSPLLEPDDVKQEEVWSDSEHNFLDHNIGGVAVAPSHGSILIECARRELHATTPILRPNRSHPTRISLVFYQHKSLNEPGHGMAAYYAKKAKREQEREEEAERLRMGDVPGSIDAMNSKRAGGVELQEEMKEEAEGTRRTLNVPTRQGWTLPRDGVITVSPYALTQVTGPYNRWT, from the exons GGACCCAAGACGCCTCCAGAGGACAGGTCAGTTCCACTAAAGAAGATCAAGCTGGAGGATCCGTGGATGTGGATCACTGAACAGGTCACTACTCAGatgagtgatgaagatgatgtctGTCAAGACCCACTGTCCACACTGGCTGCCgttgtatgtctgtctgtcacagAGAGGAAGGGATTGGAGGAGAAACTTTTTAACTCACGATCTTCGATTCTTAGCTCCATCAAAACAGAAACACCAGATTTGCACTTAATCAAGAAAGAGTCTGAGGACTTAAGTATTGAGTTGCTTCAGAAAAACACTCCTGTTTGCCTGCAAAGGACTCTTCAATCTGTCAAAATTGAACCACCTCCAAGTGTCTTGCTACCAAGCGTCCAGTCTTTGGCAGAGAAGAAAAACCTTAGTTTTGATCAGGCTATCGCTATTGAGGCCTTGACTCAACTGGCAGCTATACCTCAAAACACCCCAAGATCCATTAAAACTGAAAGTAAGTGTGAACATCCCGTTACCGCTGCTGACCCATTTTTAGCCCACAATTCAAATATAACCCTGCAAGAGGCCAAACCTGTAGAAGCTATCCACTACAACAAAGTCTCAGTCATCAGCTCACCAAGACACCAGACGTCAGTAATACACCCTCCTGTGGCCAGACAAGGGAACGTTATCCAGTTCTCTCAGGGGTTGAATTCAACCACCAAGCTCTCTCTGCAGGACCATTCAGAGGCCAGCTCAAATAATGACAAAGCTCTCTGCAACAGGACAGAGCGGGGCTTTGGGTCTCATGTCATCAAGTTGGAATGCACCTATGAAGAGCCCACAGAAATGATGTTCAGCAAAGATCATAAGAAAGCGTTTAAGGAGGACAAAGACAGGGTTGTTGGTAAAATTAGAAGaaacagagatgaagaggaggtagCTGCTCAACTAGCAGACCTGGCATTCATCATCCAGTCCCGACACAATCAGCAGTCAGAAAATTGCCTTCCAAAAGGAACACCTGTCTCGGCCATCAAATACAACTACATCTCACAGATACCCcccagtcagaaaaaaaatctcataaaaaagacaaaagctaCACCTTCTAAgcccaggaagaagaaaagtgaTGGACTATGTGAGGGAATGAACCAGAAGACTCCTGGCTCAAAGTGCATGCCCAATGGAGAGATGTCCCACAGGAACAAGGGCAAGAAAGGCCTCCCACTAGGGAAACCAGGCATTCACAAGAACAGTAACCTGTTTCTGCCTCTGGCTCAAATTGACCTAAAGAGATATTTGAGAGAGGCTCAGGAAGAACAGAGGCAACTCATTCATTACAGTAATACACAAGATGCAACCCTCGTAGGACAAGACATTCAGGACTTCAGCACGCACAGAAGGGTCAGCCATCTTAGCGGTCAAGAAAACCAGCCATGGTCCCTTCCCAGTGGTTCACTCCACCAAAACAATCCATGTAATGGTCACGCTTCACAGCCAGGGCAGGAGTGTGTCAGGAATTTGATATCTCAGGTAGCACAGCCCTGTGAAAGGCTGCAGGATGGTTCTGACCCTTACTCTAGCCCGGTCAATGCTGCTTTCCCCAGCCATACCACTGAGCACCATACTTACAACGGCTTCTCAGGAGCACGGCAGTCCCCTCCTCCACGTCAGCAGTGCTACTATAAGCTGGAGAGGTCAGGACCTGTTACTGTCCTGTCTACGGATACTGATGAGGATCTGGGCCACTCTACAGAGTCAACCCCTTCTAAGAACAACATCAACGGCTTTCTGGAGTCTCCTATAAGTTTTCTAGATACCCCAATCAAGAACTTGCTCAACACACCTTCCAAAAAATTGGATGATCTTCCGTCGTGTCAGTGCGTGG aCCAAAAAGTTGAAAAGGAGGAAGGCCCCTACTACACTCACCTTGGAGCGGGACCTAGTGTGGCTGCTGTGAGGGAAATGATGGAGAGCAG GTATGGAGCCAAAGGAAATGCAGTAAGGCTAGAAGTTGTTGTTTACActggaaaagaaggaaagagcTCCCAGGGCTGTCCGATAGCTAAATGG GTGATTCGGCGTTCCTGTAAAGAAGAGAAGCTGTTGTGTTTGGTTCGCAGAAGGCCAGGACACTACTGTGACAGCGCCGTTTTAGTAATCCTCATCTTGGCGTGGGAGGGCATCCCTCGGCCGGTGGCAGACAACCTCTACCAGGAACTCACACGTTCCCTCTTTAAATACGGTTCCCCCACTAGCCGTCGCTGTGCCCTGAACGAGGA CCGCACATGTGCATGCCAGGGTTTGGACCCAGATACCTGCGGAGCCTCATTTTCCTTTGGCTGCTCATGGAGTATGTACTACAGCGGCTGTAAGTTCGCCCGCAGCAAAGCGCCCCGCAAGTTTCGCCTGCTTGGACACTACcgggaggag GAGGAGAAGATTGAGGGCCACCTTCAGAGTCTTGCCACTGATCTTGCACCACTCTATAAAAAACTAGCTCCTGAAGCCTTCCAGAACCAG GTGCAACATGAGAATGATGGTATGAGCTGTCGGCTGGGGGTTCGGGAGGGACGTCCTTTTTCTGGTGTCACAGCCTGTGTGGATTTCTGTGCTCACGCTCACAGGGACGTTCACAACATGAGTAATGGCAGCACTGTG GTTTGCACTTTAACCAAGGAAGATAACCGTGCAGTGCGTAACATACCAGAAGATGAGCAGCTGCACGTTCTGCCACTTTACAGGATCTCTGACAGGGATGAGTTTGGTCAGGTTGAGGGCCAGTGGGCCAAGATCCGCAGCGGTGCTCTGCAAGTTCTTTCCGCCTTTCCCAGAGAG GTGCGCCTACTCGCTGAGCCGGTGAAAACCGCTCGTAAAATAAGGCAAGAGGCTCGTCTCAAAGCTCAGGCAGAGAAACTGGAGAAGAAGCTTGGTCTTACTCCTCTCACTCCTGGGAAAGAGAAAATTGAAATCCCTAAAAAAG aAACAGAGCCTCAGGGCTACTACAGCTCACAAAGGCTGCCATCCAGACCTGCCAGTGTTGGAAGATCCCTACCAGAAAGGAATCAACCCAGCGCTTGCAGCCAGGACACCAACAGCCACCCCACAATGGGTGAAGGGGTGACCCCACAAAAGGAGGTCATCTCTCTCAACCCCCATGGCCCGCCTGGCCTCCGTTTTGAACAGAATGGCTCAGCCCTCAATTACAAGACAATGGGGGACACTGTGAATGGTTATGCTCCTGCATGTAGTGACCAGAGTGTTACATTAGAACATATACCTCCACATAATTCCCTCAGTGACTACCCTTCTGTGTATAAAACTGAGCCCAATGAGGTGCATTGCTCTTCCCTGCACAGACCCTCTCCCTCCTCATTCTCGCCTAGACCTACCTCTGAGGGTCTCTTCAGCAGGCTGAATGGACTCCACAGGGCTACAGAAGATGTTGCagcagaggtcaggggtcatggCCTCCCTCAGCACTCACCTCTTCCCCCTCCCCCACAATCTCCACTGCTTGAACCAGATGACGTTAAGCAGGAGGAGGTTTGGTCGGACAGCGAACACAACTTCCTGGACCACAATATAGGTGGAGTGGCTGTGGCGCCATCGCATGGCTCCATCCTAATAGAGTGCGCACGGCGGGAGCTCCACGCCACAACTCCAATCCTCAGGCCGAATCGCAGCCATCCCACCCGCATTTCCCTGGTCTTCTACCAGCACAAGTCTCTGAACGAGCCAGGCCACGGGATGGCTGCGTATTATGCCAAAAAGGCAAAGCGAGAACAGGAACGAGAGGAGGAGGCTGAGAGATTAAGGATGGGAGATGTCCCAGGCAGCATCGATGCAATGAATAGCAAAAGAGCTGGGGGGGTGGAGCttcaagaggaaatgaaggaggaggcagagggcACGAGGAGGACCTTGAATGTCCCCACACGTCAAGGATGGACTCTCCCGAGGGATGGTGTGATCACCGTGTCCCCGTACGCTCTCACCCAGGTGACAGGCCCCTACAATCGCTGGACTTAA